The DNA segment TATCCGCTCCGGACAAATAGATCTTTCCCATAGCATAAATAAAACCAGACTGCTTGCAGGTGCCAAATTTTCTTTTACTACTACTAAGAATGATATCCATTATGATACACTGGATAAGAAAGATGCTTTTATAACCGACAGCAGCCGTACCAATAACTTTCACTATAATGAATACATTAGCGCTGCTTATATTTCTTATGAAAGAACCGGCACTAAATGGGGGTATTCGTTAAGCTTGCGGGCAGAACATACACATAGTAAGGCTAATGCTATCACACAAAGCGAAGTGATAATAAGGGATTATTTAACATGGCTCCCCAGCTTTAATCTTAATTATCGCATCAATTCTAACAGACAGGTCAATCTATCCTTTAGCCGTCGTATGACACGACCTAATTTTGTCCAGCTAAATCCTTTCCGGTCTTACAATAGCCCGCTCAATTATTACGCAGGCAACCCCTATCTCCAGCCCTCCAAAACCAGTATGCTAAGTATTGCTTACACACAGCAGGCATTCAACATCTCTTTACAACTGGGCAGGGAATCGGACCCTATGACACGATACCCGGAGTATGACAGTGTTACCAATATCCTGGAATACCTGGGAAGAAATCTACCTTACAACGACTTTGCCAGTATTGAAATCAGTTTTCCGGTTACTGTAAATAAATGGTGGAAGATGAGTCATAATATCAGGGGAAATTATAAAAAAGAGCCTACGCCTTATCATAATATCACATATACCATTCCTATATATAATTATACCATTTCCGGCAGTCAGGTTTTTACATTACCTCAGGGAATGACTTTCGATATATCCTATTATTATCGTTCCATCAATGGTAACGGTCTTTATATAATAAAGCCTGAAAAAAATGTTGACCTGGGCTGGCAAAAAAGCTGGATGAAAGGAAGGATAAACACCAAAGTAAATTACTACGATATATTTAACACCTACCGAATAGCATTAATTTTCCGGGAGAAACAACTTATCAACAATCAATTATCCCATTGGTTTGGTAACAGAAAACTTGGTTTGACGCTCAGCTACAACTTTGGCCAATCAACATATAAAGCGAAACAGGCTGGTAAAAATGAAGAAGAAAGCAGAGCGGGGATGTAAGGCCTGTTATAATACAATATTTGGTTGTCCTCCTTCCGCCTCCTTTCCTTGTTCAATAGCAACAAGCTTTTCATCCTGAAACAGTAATCTATTTTCTATCAGCCGATGCCTTGCACCTGTCCATATTTCTTCCTTATAGTATAATGTTTCTTTTAGCTTTCCTGTTTCATTTTTTGAAACAGCATTTTTATAAGGTGAGCCTAATAATGCAACCACTTCCTTTTTAGTCATACCCAGCTGGATGTTTTTCCTGACTACTTTACTCACTCTTTGAACAGAGCAGGAAATAACAACGGAAAGTACAATAATCAGATAGCCTATTCTCTTTAGTAGTGCCATAGCTTTAGCATTTAAACGGTTTGGTTTTATATTGATGCAGTGGTCAAGATTAGTTTGTCATTATCAAGTAATGATTGCCGATTATAACAATACTTCTCCAGCTGTTGTAATTTACAAAGTTTAAAATAATGAATGATAATGCTGCAAAAAAATAAACTGTTGCTTTCAACAGGTCTCTGCATTTATAGAAAACTGAAAGGCACCAGAACTGTTAGTTTGCTGATGCCTTTCGGTTGAATTGATGATATTGAATATAGGTTAATAAAGTTCAAACGCTCCTATTTCGATGATCCCGTTATAGCGGGGTTGTAAATCAATATCTGTAGTACCAGCAGCGGTACCATGAACATTTGTCCCAGCGTTCTTAGCCGGTGAAGTGCTTTGCAAGCGAAGATTCAGTGTAGATGGTACTGTACTTACAAACAGGGGATTGGCATACAAACCGTTGGTATCCCCTCCGCTTCCACCTTTCCAGGCAGCAAAAGAATTGAGCTGTACTCCATTCCAGAACCATCTTGTTGCAGCTCCCGTTGTATAATACAGATTGTAGTCAATTCCGTTAAAAGAACCGGTAGCATCATGTTTCCGGATGAAGGTATTTCTGTCGGGGCGGGGATGAATAATATTGTTGTGGATTTCGTTATAGGTGCAGTTGGCATTCAGCCGGATCTCTCCTACTTCCTCATTATCATAACCTAGTTCCGTCGCATTGTGATAGAGTGTATTATTCAATACCAGGCAACCGGTAGTACCTCCACCGGTGTAACCAGCATAACTACCCATGTAGATACCTTCTGCCCGGTTGTTACGGATTACATTATTCCTCACGATACAATCAGCAGTAGGGAAACTGTTGTTCTCACTCACCAGTCCTATCCCCCGGTCACTTTCGCTGATGTAGTTTCTTTCTACAATAATATTTCTCGCCCCATCCACATAGATACCAATAGTACCCGGATGATTTTGCAATGTAGGTACCGGTCCGGTACGACCATCAATATTCCAGATATAGTTTCCTGCTATCAGGCCATTCCTGGCATAATTGAATGCGGGGTTCGGATTACCGGCATAACCGCCTGCTGCGCATATCGCAATGTTCTCCCCGTTATAGATCCGGTTATTAGTGATGGTGAAACCTGACACGTATCCATTGATGGTCAGGTTTTCGCTGGTACCGGTGTTGTTATCATAGATGTCATTGTTATGCACCAGCACATCTGTAATTGGACTGGTACCATTACCGATGATGTGGATACCATGCGCCTCACGGCCACTTGCCGGGCTATTGTTATTTTCGATGTTATGCACTTTATTATTGCGAATGATTACATTATTGGAAGTGCCATTCACAAGTATACCATCGGGCATATTCCAGGATGTGGCCGTTTTCAGATCTGCAACCTCAAATCCATCCACTACTACCCATCCAATATTACTGATACGTACCAACGCCTCGTTACCACCTACCGGAAGTGAAGCTCCGCTGATAATCGGCTGCTCTCCCGTATATGCCTTTAAGGTAATGTAGGCACCTGAAGATCCGGAGTTGGGGAAGACTACCTTTTCCACATAAGTGCCTTGTCGTACGATCACGCTATCTCCTGGCGCCGTCAGTGACAAGGCGTAATTGATCGTTCGTAGCGGACTTCCGATAGTACCAGTGTTACTGTCACTACCAGTTGTAGATACATAAAGCGATTGTGGAATACCCGCAAGCCCAGCAACTTTTTGCTGATTTTTTTCTTGGTTAGGGCTTACATCAGGTTGCATTGTTTTCATACAGGCAACGTGGAGACATACTGCGGCCAGGCAGCCAAGCACCCGTGATCCGGGTACTAAGAACAAGTTTTTCATAACGATTAACTTTTAGTTGAATAAATGGATTACAGAAAATGCCGATAATGATGAGCTGAATCTATCAGGGTTATTATGTCAGCGAATTTCTTCTGACCAGGCTACACTTAAAAACGGATCTGAAATGATTCAGGTTATAAAAAGGTGGGATGAGCAAAGTGAAAGTACATAAAAAAAACTATTTTTCCATTACCCCCTTTTTTATATCTGCTGTCTCTTTATATTGGGATGAGCACCTTTTATTCTTAACTAAAAATTGGGTTATGAAATAGAAAATTGAATTTTTCTTAAGGAGTATTTAATGTTGGATTATTCCTGGCTGTTAATAGCCGGGCGGTGTTATCGTATTCTAATCATGATAAGAAATGCCTAAACTAGGTCGGCCATTCTTTGTAACAGTAAATGAATATGATTTATACGTTGGCCCCTTACCAATCATATTTAACAACTCAAAAAGGGTTACTATTTTATGCTCATTGTTTATCATCACGAATGTTGGTACATTGATAATAAACAATCCCTCTACAACATCAATTTTCAATTTAAATTCATAGTCTTTTTTTAAGATCTGAAAGTGTTCTTCTATTTCTTTAAGGTGATCTGCAATGAATTTTATTTTTTGGGATAGTTTTAGATTATATTTTTCATTGAAATAACTATAATCATTCCTGAAATTATTCATATCGTATCTTAACATTTGATATTTGCTATCAACAACATAAATTCTCCCTTCGTGAATAAACAGGAAATCTATTTCACCGGGCATATTGTTAATGTTAATATTTCTATTATTGTACTTCCTTATAAATTTTAAGTTCCTGTCGTATAGAATATTATTTTCCATAAAAATTTTTTCAATGGCGTTTTCCAACCTGGTGCCATTTTCATGTTTCTGCTTATTAACGAATTCATCAAAACATTTGCATACCCATTCCTTAGGATATTTCCCCCAACCGAACCCGTTTATACATAAAGAAATAATAGCATGATCAAATGCTGCCTCTCCTAATATTGCCATTGGCTTACCATTTACATTCCATATTAAAATAGGGCGATATAAGCATCTATTTAAGTTATCGGGTTTATATATAGCATCTCGCAACGACAGCTTATTATTTTTATTAATCGTTAATCCGCTAAAAAAAATATCTCCATATTTATATTCAGTTCCAAATGCTTCTTCAAGAACGGCAGGAAACAATGACCAATTACAAAGCACCAACTCTCCACCCTTATTTGCGTTATAGTCATGGATCAACCAAATTGTAGCCGCAATATCTTTATATTCAATACTAAAACATTTTTTCAGCGTTGCCTGAAATTCAGTAAAACATTGATTATTGAAAACTGCCAATGAGGAATGTTGTGAATTACCCATCATTTCTAATTGAAGAAATTCCTGGTAAAAGCTTCTTCTGAATGTAAAACAATTATCCTCATAAAGAATATCAATTCCTGTTGCGGACATCTTCTCTTCCGCTAAATAGGATGAAAAATAGTAAGCCTCTGCGCCTATATATAGTATCTGCTCTAAAACAGATGCTATCTCATCTAAATATACTAAACTAAAGGAGTGCTCGAATTTAATCTCAACGTCACATGCATGTTCTAAACAAAGTTTTAAAACCCTTCTGTAAATTGCATAATCCTGCAAATCCATCACAGATACAGGCTATTTATTGGGAAATTTTGTTGTAAAATGACAGGTTATTTCATGTAAAAAAAATATCGCCTGGTAAAACCTTAGCTCCGTTTTTGTATTGAGAATACCAATCAGTCTTTCTGTATAATAATTAAAAGCGTATTGAAGGATTTCTGTCGTCTGCTCCTTTTTAAACGGCCCGGTGCCGAAATTAGATGCTAAAGCGTCGGATAATATTTTACTTTCTTTGTCAGTTGTTTCCTTCTCATAAAATAGAAATACAAAACCATTATCGAGACGGTATATACTCATTTTATAAGATTTATCTTATTATAATAATGTAAGGTATTAAAAATACTAATTCCAAGTATCAATGCTAAGCAAACATCATCTTCGAAATAATTATTATTAGAAATACTGACAAGCCTTAATCAACCAAATGTTATTGGGCATGATAGCTTCAGTTTTTGATTACTGCTTAGCTGAATGTATCATAGCGTATTATTGTTGCGCATATTAAAGGAGAAACAAAAATGAGGTTGTGGATGATTCATAAAAAGGTTAAAATTTCTCTGATAAATATTATCTCAAAAACTGTATAAATATACACAGTACTATGGATGCAGAAGATTTTTTATCAGATGATTTTTAAATAGTCTAAGATCACCAAGCACTAAATAGGGCAGTCATCCAGGCTAGCGATGTTGTCTGGAAAGACAAAAAGGAATTTTGCTGCCGATCTCAAAGATGTTTACGCTGCTCCCCTCAAACAAGCCGTACTAGTCAGCGCTCTTAGACAATTAATTTTTAATATAAAAATCAGGAAGAAAAGCAGCAGCAACAACTAAAGCCTTTTTTTTAAAAAATAATATTGCGAACTTTCCGAAATTAAAATATTCAGGTAGTATTATGCAAGTTACCCTTTTCATCATGACAGAGAAAGGTCATGCCGTGTTTTCATATTTGATTTAATTAGGTTTTGCTAAAAATATCAATCTCGTTATAGGTTTTCGGGATCCTAACATTGAGAAAGATTATTATGAGGAAATACAATCCTTAGCAAGAGCCAATAATATTCCATTTTCGGATCGCAAAGAGAACCTCTCTATTACAACCTCTTATGCTATTGCGATATCCTGGAGATGGATAATTCCGGATATTTCACAGCTTATTGTATTCCATGATTCAATATTACCAAAATATAGAGGATTTGCTCCATTGGTGAACATGTTAATCAATGGCGAGTCCAAGATAGGAGTAACAGCGCTATTTGCCACAAAAGAGTATGATATGGGGGACATTATTTCAATTAGCGAGCAATCCATCACCTATCCGATTATAATTCAAACAGCTATTCAACTTATCACACGAAATTACAATGAATTAGCAGTTTATGTAATGAGAAAAATTGAAGCTGGAGAACAAATCTCTGCAACTTCTCAATACAAAAAAGATGGTAGTTATTCGGTTTGGTTGGATGAGGAAGACTATCATATCGATTGGAATTGGAATGCCGAAAAAATTGAGCGATTTGTAAATGCGAAGGGGTATCCATATGCTGGAGCATTTACTTATGTTGAGGATAAATTAGTCCGTATTCATCATTTTGAAGTATTATCACCAATAGAGATAGAGAATAAGACTCCTGGTAAAGTAATATTTTTAGAAGATGGCATTCCTACAATTGTTTGTGGTCATGGGCTTATCAAAGTTTTAACAGCAACATATGAAGATGGGACAGCCTTTTTACCTTTATCGAAATTTCGTTTAAGATTTAAATAAAAAGGGGCAAATGCCCCTTTTTTATAGACAATGTGCTTCGCTTTTCCAAGATTGGAATTATCCTAATTATTTGACAGTGGGTATTTATATCCAAATCGGCCTTTGCATTACGTTTCTTACGCTTATTCCCTTTCTGATTTCATCGATGCAAACAATACCAGGTATGTATTGTCTTCTCAATAAACTCCTGCTTACAATACTCACATACTTTGCTTACTCGAATACTACTTGCCATAAACTTTACGGAATTGGTTACAAATCGAAAGAGTATAAAGGTATCATTGGGTATAATACCGTCCTATAATCGCTCTTTTAGTAGCACGAAATCCGGGCTTTTTAAATAATAACCCATAAACAACAAGAAAATAGTAATAAAAGGCAAAGAAAGCATAGCTATCAGCAAGTAAGACCCATTACTATAGTACTAAAGGAAAGAAAAATGACATTAAATAAAACAGCAATACCTCCAATGTAAAAAATAAAACGTATTGAATATCAACAATTTATATAACATGAGAGAGACAATAGGGACAAAAATTTAAGGAAATTAGTAGTAGGTAAGTATCGGAAAATATCATCCTGTTATTGTCTGTTGCAAAAATGCCATTTACATAAACGGTCCAACTTCAAATCCGCACAAACGATAGTGGGTCAATCCGGAGCCTGATAAGGCCAGTTCAGAGCGGGAAGATTCATCTTAAGCGCTAATTTCAAGTTTATATCCTTTGCCACGTATAACAACGATGTTGATGTTGGGATCAGGTTCCAGTTTTTTTCTGAGTTTTGATATGAACATATCAAGACTGCGGCCTACGATAACACCTTCATCCTCCCATATCTCTTTTTGTAGCCTGCTTCGCTCTATGGTCTCATTAGGAGAAGATGCAAAAATATGCAATACCCGGGTTTCGGTTCCGGTCAGGCTTATCTCGTTTCCATTTATTATGAGCTTACGGTTCTTTGCATCAAACAACATTGAGCCCAAAGTG comes from the Chitinophaga sp. H8 genome and includes:
- a CDS encoding right-handed parallel beta-helix repeat-containing protein; this translates as MKNLFLVPGSRVLGCLAAVCLHVACMKTMQPDVSPNQEKNQQKVAGLAGIPQSLYVSTTGSDSNTGTIGSPLRTINYALSLTAPGDSVIVRQGTYVEKVVFPNSGSSGAYITLKAYTGEQPIISGASLPVGGNEALVRISNIGWVVVDGFEVADLKTATSWNMPDGILVNGTSNNVIIRNNKVHNIENNNSPASGREAHGIHIIGNGTSPITDVLVHNNDIYDNNTGTSENLTINGYVSGFTITNNRIYNGENIAICAAGGYAGNPNPAFNYARNGLIAGNYIWNIDGRTGPVPTLQNHPGTIGIYVDGARNIIVERNYISESDRGIGLVSENNSFPTADCIVRNNVIRNNRAEGIYMGSYAGYTGGGTTGCLVLNNTLYHNATELGYDNEEVGEIRLNANCTYNEIHNNIIHPRPDRNTFIRKHDATGSFNGIDYNLYYTTGAATRWFWNGVQLNSFAAWKGGSGGDTNGLYANPLFVSTVPSTLNLRLQSTSPAKNAGTNVHGTAAGTTDIDLQPRYNGIIEIGAFELY
- a CDS encoding NERD domain-containing protein; translation: MDLQDYAIYRRVLKLCLEHACDVEIKFEHSFSLVYLDEIASVLEQILYIGAEAYYFSSYLAEEKMSATGIDILYEDNCFTFRRSFYQEFLQLEMMGNSQHSSLAVFNNQCFTEFQATLKKCFSIEYKDIAATIWLIHDYNANKGGELVLCNWSLFPAVLEEAFGTEYKYGDIFFSGLTINKNNKLSLRDAIYKPDNLNRCLYRPILIWNVNGKPMAILGEAAFDHAIISLCINGFGWGKYPKEWVCKCFDEFVNKQKHENGTRLENAIEKIFMENNILYDRNLKFIRKYNNRNININNMPGEIDFLFIHEGRIYVVDSKYQMLRYDMNNFRNDYSYFNEKYNLKLSQKIKFIADHLKEIEEHFQILKKDYEFKLKIDVVEGLFIINVPTFVMINNEHKIVTLFELLNMIGKGPTYKSYSFTVTKNGRPSLGISYHD
- a CDS encoding methionyl-tRNA formyltransferase, which encodes MVFHDSILPKYRGFAPLVNMLINGESKIGVTALFATKEYDMGDIISISEQSITYPIIIQTAIQLITRNYNELAVYVMRKIEAGEQISATSQYKKDGSYSVWLDEEDYHIDWNWNAEKIERFVNAKGYPYAGAFTYVEDKLVRIHHFEVLSPIEIENKTPGKVIFLEDGIPTIVCGHGLIKVLTATYEDGTAFLPLSKFRLRFK